One segment of Pseudodesulfovibrio sp. 5S69 DNA contains the following:
- a CDS encoding phosphoribosylformylglycinamidine synthase subunit PurQ yields MARVNALVITGYGTNCEKESAYALQEAGADNADIVYFSDLAAGHVRMDDYNYLLCPGGFLDGDDLGAAQAAALRWRWSNDADGKPVLDQLKGFFDKGGIILGICNGFQLLCKLGLLPGIGGRYFERQVSLSYNDSGRFEDRWVRLKTNPASPCVFTKGIEYLDVPIRHGEGKIIPMDDATFQALQDENLIAVQYVHPETNEVTLEYPFNPNGSPLGIAGLTDPTGRILGLMPHPEAYNHKTNHPSWTRGTDPAIPLGLTMLEAGVRYLKER; encoded by the coding sequence ATGGCCCGCGTCAATGCACTCGTCATCACCGGATACGGCACCAACTGCGAGAAGGAATCCGCCTACGCCCTGCAGGAAGCTGGTGCGGATAATGCCGATATCGTTTACTTTTCCGATCTCGCAGCGGGCCATGTCCGCATGGACGACTACAACTACCTGCTCTGCCCGGGCGGATTTCTCGACGGCGACGACCTGGGTGCGGCCCAGGCGGCGGCCCTGCGCTGGCGGTGGTCGAACGACGCGGACGGCAAGCCCGTCCTGGATCAGTTGAAGGGTTTCTTCGACAAGGGCGGCATCATCCTCGGCATCTGCAACGGCTTTCAACTGCTCTGCAAACTCGGCCTGCTCCCGGGCATCGGCGGCCGCTACTTCGAACGCCAGGTCTCCCTGTCCTACAACGACTCCGGCCGGTTCGAGGACCGCTGGGTGCGGCTCAAGACCAACCCGGCCTCGCCCTGCGTGTTCACCAAGGGCATCGAGTATCTCGACGTGCCCATCCGCCACGGCGAGGGCAAGATCATCCCCATGGACGACGCCACGTTCCAGGCGTTGCAGGACGAAAATCTCATCGCGGTCCAGTACGTCCACCCCGAGACCAACGAGGTGACCCTGGAATACCCGTTCAATCCCAACGGCTCTCCGCTGGGCATCGCCGGGCTGACCGACCCCACCGGCCGCATCCTGGGCCTCATGCCCCACCCCGAGGCGTACAACCACAAGACCAACCACCCGTCCTGGACGCGCGGCACCGATCCGGCCATCCCGCTCGGCCTGACCATGCTCGAAGCCGGGGTGCGCTACCTTAAAGAGAGGTAG
- the rpoN gene encoding RNA polymerase factor sigma-54: MGLELRQQLKLSQQLVMTPQLQQAIKLLQLSRLELLETVQQELLENPFLDETETDTEVPDKPEVLTESQAEEELVRNADWENYLGEFSSTSKQALSRDMEMPEEGMSLEARLASKPSLEGHLNWQMRLSNFTEHELAIGDVILGNLDSNGYLQASMEELTAMVQASDEEVESVLNRIRHLDPVGVGARTPQECLLVQMEVLGYDDPILVSLVSDHLEDLEKNRYKPLARKFKISMDDLKAYLDLMQTLDPMPGANFSSTEPHYVSPDVFVYKYGDDFVIILNEDGMPRLQMNTFYMDSMKGAADKEKEYFQEKMRSAAWLMKSLYQRQRTLYKVVESIVGFQRAFFEEGVTKLKPLILKEVAEDIEMHESTVSRITTNKYVSTPHGIFELKFFFNSALDLNDGSQVGSESVKALIKQMIADEDTKKPLSDERIGEILQEKLEVNIARRTVAKYRSAMGIPSSSKRKQYF, from the coding sequence ATGGGATTGGAACTTCGGCAACAGCTCAAGCTCTCACAGCAACTGGTCATGACGCCCCAGTTGCAGCAGGCCATCAAGCTGCTGCAATTGTCGCGGCTTGAACTGCTGGAGACGGTGCAGCAGGAATTGTTGGAGAATCCTTTCCTTGACGAAACCGAGACCGACACCGAGGTCCCCGACAAGCCGGAAGTGCTGACCGAATCCCAGGCCGAAGAGGAACTGGTCCGCAACGCGGACTGGGAGAACTACCTCGGCGAATTTTCCTCCACCTCCAAGCAAGCCCTGTCCCGCGACATGGAGATGCCCGAGGAGGGCATGTCCTTGGAAGCCCGCCTGGCCTCCAAGCCCTCGTTGGAGGGACATCTGAACTGGCAGATGCGTTTGTCCAATTTCACCGAGCACGAACTGGCCATCGGCGATGTCATCCTCGGCAACCTCGATTCCAACGGCTATCTTCAGGCCTCCATGGAGGAACTGACCGCTATGGTCCAGGCCTCCGATGAAGAGGTCGAGTCCGTCCTGAACCGTATCCGGCATCTGGACCCGGTCGGCGTGGGGGCCCGCACCCCGCAGGAGTGCCTGTTGGTCCAGATGGAAGTCCTCGGATACGACGATCCGATCCTGGTCTCCCTGGTGAGCGATCACCTGGAGGATCTGGAAAAGAACCGCTACAAGCCTCTGGCGCGCAAATTCAAGATATCCATGGACGATCTCAAGGCGTACCTGGATCTGATGCAGACGCTCGATCCCATGCCGGGTGCCAATTTTTCCAGCACCGAGCCGCATTACGTCAGTCCGGACGTGTTCGTCTACAAGTACGGCGACGACTTCGTCATCATCCTCAACGAGGACGGCATGCCGAGGTTGCAGATGAACACCTTCTACATGGATTCCATGAAGGGGGCGGCCGACAAGGAGAAGGAGTATTTTCAGGAAAAGATGCGTTCCGCCGCATGGTTGATGAAAAGTCTGTACCAGCGGCAGCGAACCCTGTATAAAGTAGTTGAGAGCATTGTCGGCTTCCAACGGGCATTCTTCGAGGAGGGCGTGACAAAGCTCAAACCCCTGATCCTCAAGGAGGTGGCGGAGGACATCGAAATGCACGAATCCACCGTGAGCCGGATTACGACCAATAAGTACGTTTCAACGCCGCACGGCATTTTCGAGTTGAAGTTCTTCTTCAACTCGGCCCTGGACCTGAACGACGGTTCCCAGGTGGGCTCGGAGAGCGTCAAGGCGCTCATCAAGCAAATGATCGCAGACGAAGACACGAAGAAACCGCTCAGCGACGAGCGAATCGGCGAAATCCTCCAGGAAAAGCTGGAAGTGAACATCGCCCGGCGTACGGTCGCCAAATACCGCTCGGCCATGGGCATTCCTTCGTCTTCAAAACGTAAGCAGTACTTCTAG
- the lptB gene encoding LPS export ABC transporter ATP-binding protein gives MAEGLRATNLSKRYGQKEVVHGINIKLDAREVVGLLGPNGAGKTTTFYMLVGIVQPNTGEVSLGGRVLTGKPLHERARMGVSYLPQESSIFKKLTVRQNLEIILEQTSLTSRQQRARADELLEMFTITKLADQAAMFLSGGERRRLEIARALILDPQFILLDEPFAGIDPIAVIDIQEIISVLKSMEIGILISDHNVRETLNICDRAYLVYEGTIILEGAPSEIVKSSRARQIYLGEDFRL, from the coding sequence ATGGCCGAGGGTCTGCGCGCAACGAACCTGTCCAAGCGGTACGGCCAGAAAGAGGTCGTGCACGGTATCAACATCAAACTCGACGCCCGCGAGGTGGTCGGCCTGCTCGGCCCCAACGGCGCGGGCAAGACGACCACGTTCTACATGCTTGTGGGCATCGTCCAGCCCAACACCGGGGAGGTTTCCCTGGGCGGTCGCGTGCTCACGGGCAAACCCCTGCATGAGCGAGCCCGCATGGGGGTGAGTTATCTGCCCCAGGAGAGCTCCATCTTCAAGAAGTTGACCGTGCGCCAGAACCTGGAGATCATCCTCGAACAGACCTCCCTGACCTCGCGGCAACAACGGGCCAGGGCCGATGAACTCCTGGAGATGTTCACCATCACCAAGCTGGCGGATCAGGCGGCCATGTTCCTGTCCGGCGGCGAGCGGCGCAGGCTGGAGATCGCCCGGGCGCTCATCCTCGATCCCCAATTCATTCTGCTGGACGAGCCCTTCGCGGGCATTGATCCCATCGCGGTCATCGACATCCAGGAGATCATCTCCGTGCTCAAGTCCATGGAAATCGGCATCCTCATCTCCGACCACAACGTCAGGGAAACCCTGAATATCTGCGACCGAGCCTATCTGGTATACGAAGGCACGATCATCCTGGAAGGGGCTCCTTCCGAGATCGTCAAGTCCAGCCGCGCCCGGCAGATATACCTGGGCGAGGATTTTCGGTTGTAA
- a CDS encoding PTS sugar transporter subunit IIB has translation MTLVRIDNRLIHGQIIETWLPYTGAKNVVVANDELAHDILQQEIMSLAIPQAVKSSFVTVDEVPATMSRLFSAPGDHDAIILFSNCADARRAFDSGLDFHVLNIGNVHYSPGKRQISPSVALSDEDETCLRHLNRKGVELDFRCVPNDPVQVRF, from the coding sequence GTGACTCTCGTTCGTATCGACAACCGCTTGATTCACGGCCAGATCATCGAGACGTGGCTGCCGTACACCGGCGCCAAAAACGTTGTTGTGGCCAACGACGAACTGGCCCACGACATCCTTCAGCAGGAGATCATGTCCCTGGCCATCCCCCAGGCGGTGAAGAGTTCCTTTGTCACCGTGGACGAGGTGCCTGCGACCATGTCTAGGCTCTTCTCCGCGCCCGGCGACCACGACGCCATCATCCTCTTTTCCAACTGTGCCGACGCCCGCCGCGCCTTTGACTCCGGGCTCGACTTCCACGTACTGAACATAGGCAACGTCCACTACAGTCCGGGCAAGCGCCAGATATCCCCGAGCGTCGCCCTGTCGGACGAGGATGAGACCTGTCTGCGCCACCTGAACCGCAAGGGCGTGGAGCTGGACTTCCGGTGTGTCCCCAACGACCCCGTGCAGGTGAGGTTCTAG
- the hpf gene encoding ribosome hibernation-promoting factor, HPF/YfiA family has protein sequence MNISFTFKNFDPSDHLKGYAEKRFEKVAKYVPDAEADLQVNLLVDKFRHKADVILNSDRIHISAYEDSEDMYSTIDMVLDKLEAQLRKMREKMKNRPRQARPNKMVQMNYLSYEDIAPGSSPTIVGTDAYEPKPMSVDEAAMQLDARDNEFLVFLNAETDGVNVIYKRKNGDYGLIDPGN, from the coding sequence ATGAACATCAGCTTCACTTTCAAGAACTTCGATCCTTCCGATCACCTCAAGGGGTACGCGGAAAAGCGTTTTGAAAAGGTAGCGAAATACGTTCCCGACGCGGAGGCCGATCTCCAGGTCAACCTGCTGGTCGACAAGTTCCGCCACAAGGCGGACGTGATCCTGAATTCGGATCGCATCCATATCTCGGCCTATGAAGACTCGGAAGACATGTACTCCACCATCGACATGGTCCTGGACAAGCTGGAAGCCCAGCTTCGCAAGATGCGTGAAAAGATGAAGAACCGCCCCAGACAGGCGCGTCCCAATAAAATGGTCCAGATGAACTACCTGTCCTACGAGGACATCGCCCCCGGTTCGTCTCCCACCATCGTCGGCACCGATGCATACGAGCCCAAGCCCATGTCCGTGGACGAGGCCGCCATGCAGCTCGATGCCCGTGACAATGAATTCCTGGTCTTCCTCAACGCGGAGACCGACGGCGTCAACGTGATATACAAGAGAAAGAACGGCGATTACGGCCTTATCGACCCCGGAAACTAA
- the rapZ gene encoding RNase adapter RapZ, translating into MTSTNPFPVVIVTGLSGSGKSTAIRVFEDLGFFCIDGLPSEMSPKLADLILSFDTKYRGLALGMDLRQFEFVDGWGKALEGFAELGITPQVLFLEAKMAELVRRYATTRRPHPLESRNLGLEQALEMEKKLLEPVRQEAVLVLDTTDYSIHDLRRVIQTKWSSLEEVGMGMRVHIITFGFKYGVPSEADLVFDLRFLPNPYFDKSLRPMSGLDKEVSDYVLGNPTGTGFIKRFHEFLLYLLPLYAEEGRYRITLALGCTGGRHRSVSVAESVLATLKEKGYTVSIEHRHMELG; encoded by the coding sequence TTGACCTCGACCAACCCCTTCCCCGTAGTGATCGTCACCGGGCTCTCCGGATCCGGCAAGAGCACCGCCATCCGGGTCTTCGAAGACCTGGGGTTCTTCTGCATCGACGGGCTGCCCTCCGAGATGTCGCCCAAGCTGGCCGACCTCATCCTCTCCTTCGACACCAAGTATCGCGGCCTGGCGCTCGGCATGGACCTGCGTCAGTTCGAGTTCGTGGACGGCTGGGGCAAGGCCTTGGAAGGGTTCGCCGAACTCGGCATCACCCCGCAGGTCCTGTTTCTCGAAGCCAAGATGGCCGAGTTGGTCCGCCGCTACGCCACCACGCGCAGGCCACATCCGCTGGAATCCCGCAACCTCGGCCTCGAACAGGCCCTGGAGATGGAAAAGAAACTCCTGGAACCGGTGCGGCAAGAGGCGGTCCTGGTCCTGGACACCACGGACTATTCCATCCACGATCTGCGCCGGGTCATCCAGACCAAATGGTCGTCCCTCGAGGAAGTGGGCATGGGCATGCGGGTGCACATCATCACCTTCGGCTTCAAGTACGGCGTCCCGTCCGAGGCCGATCTGGTCTTCGACCTCCGTTTCCTGCCCAATCCCTATTTCGACAAGTCCCTGCGCCCCATGTCCGGCCTGGACAAGGAGGTCTCCGACTATGTCCTGGGCAACCCGACGGGCACCGGGTTCATCAAGCGTTTCCATGAATTTCTGCTCTATCTCCTGCCGCTTTACGCCGAAGAAGGGCGCTACCGTATCACCCTGGCTCTGGGCTGTACCGGCGGACGACACCGGTCGGTTTCCGTGGCCGAGTCGGTGCTGGCAACCCTCAAGGAAAAAGGGTATACGGTATCGATCGAACATCGACACATGGAACTCGGTTAG
- the lptC gene encoding LPS export ABC transporter periplasmic protein LptC, whose translation MKGRPALVLLIIFALGLLLGLGANALFFSEPILENQDTAAQAPVSREDVFADADVSAEDIELVQGKEGSMTWKLLAKSAKYNQELGMIAVDFPQLTAYFGEDRREVYVQADRGEVDQKNDNLTLYDGVSGRFGNMALDAQHLDYVGAIGKVYLKGGVTVRRPDMTVQAKALEIDLVSRQLVAAGGVEALLAPKGLGRSPLQDNKE comes from the coding sequence ATGAAAGGGCGTCCTGCTCTGGTCCTTCTCATCATCTTCGCCCTGGGGTTGCTCCTCGGCCTGGGCGCCAACGCGCTCTTTTTCTCCGAACCCATCCTGGAAAACCAGGATACCGCCGCGCAGGCACCCGTGTCCCGCGAGGATGTGTTCGCCGACGCCGACGTCTCGGCCGAGGACATCGAACTGGTCCAGGGCAAGGAAGGCAGCATGACCTGGAAGCTGTTGGCCAAGAGCGCCAAATACAACCAGGAGCTTGGCATGATCGCCGTGGATTTCCCCCAGCTGACCGCCTATTTCGGCGAGGACCGCCGGGAGGTCTATGTTCAGGCGGACCGGGGCGAGGTGGATCAGAAAAACGACAACCTGACGTTGTACGACGGGGTCAGCGGCCGGTTCGGCAACATGGCCCTGGACGCCCAGCATCTTGATTATGTGGGCGCAATAGGTAAAGTGTATCTCAAGGGCGGCGTCACGGTGCGCCGACCGGACATGACCGTCCAGGCCAAGGCCCTGGAAATCGATCTGGTCTCGCGACAACTGGTGGCCGCAGGCGGCGTGGAAGCGCTGCTGGCCCCCAAAGGACTGGGAAGGAGTCCTTTGCAAGATAACAAGGAATGA
- a CDS encoding KdsC family phosphatase, whose translation MAEATALAKKIRLLVLDVDGVLTDGGLYYGDEGILMKRFSVQDGLGIKVAQTVGLEIGVITGLDQKPVEKRVNELGIEHYYAGRHRKLPLFEKMCEDVGVAPEEAAYMGDDWIDLAVMRRAGLALSVPNAVPEAIEAADWVSTRKGGQGAVREAIAFILEARGLKDQALRRWVD comes from the coding sequence GTGGCTGAAGCAACCGCACTGGCGAAAAAAATCAGGCTGCTGGTGCTCGACGTGGACGGCGTGCTGACCGACGGCGGTCTGTACTACGGCGACGAGGGCATCCTCATGAAGCGGTTCAGCGTGCAGGACGGCCTCGGCATCAAGGTGGCCCAGACTGTGGGCCTTGAGATCGGGGTCATTACCGGGCTGGACCAGAAGCCGGTGGAGAAGCGCGTCAATGAACTCGGGATCGAACATTATTACGCGGGCCGCCACCGCAAGCTGCCCCTCTTCGAGAAGATGTGCGAAGATGTCGGGGTCGCTCCGGAAGAAGCCGCCTACATGGGCGACGACTGGATCGATCTGGCCGTGATGCGCCGCGCGGGGCTGGCCCTGAGCGTGCCCAACGCGGTGCCCGAGGCGATCGAGGCCGCGGACTGGGTGTCCACCCGCAAGGGCGGGCAGGGCGCCGTCCGCGAGGCCATCGCATTCATTCTCGAAGCACGGGGGCTCAAGGATCAGGCCCTGCGGCGCTGGGTGGATTAG
- a CDS encoding PTS sugar transporter subunit IIA yields MAAKTDKKDVVIGVVLVTHGTFGESLLQAAEMVMGPQENCLAVGIDVQKGVDEALEGVRKAIQSLEQGKGVLALTDLFGGSPTTMSLSLMKSENLEVITGVNLPMVVAALQARSMKLPELAEKVMEAGQQGIKVAGAMLRKKAKK; encoded by the coding sequence ATGGCTGCAAAGACTGACAAAAAAGACGTTGTGATCGGCGTGGTGCTGGTCACCCACGGAACCTTCGGCGAGAGCCTGCTCCAGGCCGCGGAAATGGTCATGGGACCGCAGGAAAACTGCCTGGCCGTGGGTATTGACGTGCAAAAGGGCGTGGACGAGGCCCTGGAAGGCGTGCGCAAGGCGATCCAGTCCCTTGAGCAGGGCAAGGGCGTCCTGGCTCTGACCGACCTGTTCGGCGGTTCCCCCACGACCATGTCCCTCTCCCTCATGAAGTCGGAAAATCTCGAAGTCATTACCGGCGTCAATCTCCCCATGGTAGTAGCGGCGCTCCAGGCCCGGTCCATGAAGTTGCCCGAACTGGCCGAAAAGGTCATGGAAGCGGGGCAGCAGGGGATCAAGGTCGCCGGAGCGATGCTGCGTAAAAAAGCGAAAAAATAG
- a CDS encoding LptA/OstA family protein, with amino-acid sequence MLKTVRHTGILLVLALLLVPVRALAQDWGEVREATVNLNVRKAPEPGAEHVVTLAKGQRVRTDFPKNGWLAVFELGEKDRDPAKAVGYANAKYLKVVKAGKAEAKPVAAPRKDSGEGEVKAQVAETPPAPIPVGVDPSRMPVKITSDRMTYDETGKVISFVGHVIATHGELTLWADKLSAYLASSTDKKFSADSVDRIVAEGNVRAKKGTTEGTCGMLTYLVGPQLLKMEQNPKLQDGPNSLTGEVINFHIKDDRSEVIGGKQRVKAVFMTPGNLKVQ; translated from the coding sequence TTGCTGAAAACGGTTCGCCATACGGGAATACTGCTGGTGCTGGCCCTGCTGCTGGTTCCGGTCCGGGCCTTGGCCCAGGATTGGGGCGAGGTGCGCGAGGCCACGGTCAACCTCAATGTCCGCAAGGCTCCCGAACCCGGCGCCGAGCACGTGGTCACCCTGGCCAAGGGGCAGCGGGTCCGGACCGACTTCCCCAAGAACGGCTGGCTGGCCGTGTTCGAACTGGGTGAGAAGGACCGCGACCCGGCCAAGGCCGTCGGCTACGCCAACGCCAAGTATCTCAAGGTGGTTAAAGCCGGGAAGGCCGAGGCGAAACCCGTCGCCGCGCCCCGGAAGGATTCCGGTGAGGGCGAGGTCAAGGCCCAGGTGGCCGAAACGCCGCCCGCGCCCATCCCGGTGGGCGTGGACCCGAGCCGCATGCCGGTGAAGATCACCTCCGACCGCATGACCTACGACGAGACCGGCAAGGTCATTTCCTTCGTGGGCCACGTGATCGCCACCCACGGCGAGCTGACTCTGTGGGCCGACAAGCTCTCGGCCTATCTCGCGTCCAGTACCGACAAGAAATTCTCCGCCGACAGTGTGGACCGCATCGTGGCCGAAGGCAACGTGCGGGCCAAGAAGGGGACCACAGAGGGAACCTGCGGCATGCTGACCTACCTGGTGGGCCCGCAGCTTCTCAAGATGGAACAGAATCCCAAGCTCCAGGACGGCCCCAACTCTCTGACCGGCGAAGTCATCAACTTCCACATCAAGGATGACCGGTCCGAGGTCATCGGCGGCAAGCAACGCGTCAAGGCCGTGTTCATGACCCCCGGCAACCTGAAGGTGCAGTAG
- a CDS encoding PTS sugar transporter subunit IIA, producing the protein MKLSDYLAKELILPELESETKSDVLKELVAPLGEQYPEMDTDRAVRVLLDREGLGSTGIGDGIAIPHGKLEDLEKVIVVVGRSRKGVEFEALDHSPCTIFFLVLAPEQVAGMHLRVLAQISRLLKDEEFRKAFLSADDLEALWALLKVV; encoded by the coding sequence ATGAAACTCAGTGATTATCTGGCGAAGGAACTGATCCTTCCCGAACTCGAGTCCGAGACGAAGTCGGACGTACTGAAGGAACTCGTCGCCCCCTTGGGCGAGCAATATCCAGAGATGGACACGGACCGCGCGGTCCGAGTCCTTCTCGATCGTGAAGGACTCGGCTCCACCGGCATAGGGGACGGCATCGCCATCCCCCACGGCAAGCTCGAAGACCTGGAAAAGGTCATCGTGGTCGTGGGCCGCAGCCGCAAGGGCGTGGAGTTCGAGGCGCTCGACCACAGCCCGTGCACCATATTTTTCCTGGTACTCGCCCCGGAACAGGTGGCGGGTATGCACCTGCGCGTCCTGGCCCAGATCTCCCGTCTTCTCAAGGACGAGGAATTCCGCAAGGCGTTCCTGTCGGCCGATGATCTCGAAGCCCTTTGGGCCCTTCTCAAGGTCGTATAA
- the kdsA gene encoding 3-deoxy-8-phosphooctulonate synthase, translating into MADLYTASRSGPFILAGPCAIETREIALQTAGVLAGLAAKLDIPLIYKSSFDKANRTSLTSFRGPGLEEGLKILAEVKRTTGLPVVTDIHHPEQAAPVAEVADVLQIPAFLCRQTDLLVAAAETGRVVNVKKGQFLAPWDMKNVVDKLRAAGNDQVWLTERGSTYGYNNLVVDMRSIPQMRAFGVPVIMDATHSVQLPGGLGGASGGQREYVPVLASAAVAAGADGVFMEVHPNPDKALCDGPNSLPLNEVEALLKRLLALWEINRG; encoded by the coding sequence ATGGCAGACCTGTATACCGCCAGCCGGTCCGGCCCGTTCATTCTGGCCGGACCCTGTGCCATTGAGACAAGGGAGATCGCGCTTCAGACCGCCGGTGTGCTCGCCGGACTGGCCGCCAAACTGGACATCCCCCTCATCTACAAGAGCTCTTTCGACAAGGCCAACCGGACCTCGCTGACCAGTTTTCGTGGGCCGGGACTGGAAGAGGGGCTCAAGATCCTGGCCGAGGTCAAGCGGACTACGGGCCTGCCCGTGGTCACGGACATCCACCACCCCGAGCAGGCCGCACCCGTGGCCGAAGTGGCGGACGTCCTGCAGATTCCGGCCTTCCTCTGCCGCCAGACGGACCTGCTGGTGGCCGCCGCCGAAACGGGTAGGGTGGTCAACGTCAAGAAGGGGCAGTTCCTGGCCCCCTGGGACATGAAGAACGTGGTCGACAAGCTCCGCGCGGCGGGCAATGACCAGGTCTGGCTGACCGAGCGCGGCTCCACTTACGGCTACAACAACCTGGTGGTGGACATGCGCTCCATTCCCCAGATGCGGGCCTTCGGCGTCCCGGTGATCATGGACGCCACCCACTCGGTGCAACTGCCCGGCGGATTGGGCGGCGCGTCGGGGGGACAGCGCGAATACGTGCCGGTCCTGGCCTCGGCCGCCGTGGCCGCGGGCGCGGACGGCGTGTTCATGGAAGTCCATCCCAACCCGGACAAGGCGCTGTGCGACGGCCCCAATTCCCTGCCCCTGAACGAGGTCGAAGCCCTGCTGAAGCGGCTCCTGGCCCTGTGGGAGATCAATCGTGGCTGA
- a CDS encoding CTP synthase encodes MKTKFIFITGGVLSSLGKGLAAASIGALLQARGLKATIQKLDPYINVDPGTMNPFQHGEVYVTDDGAETDLDLGHYERYLGTALSQQNNYTSGSIYNSVIQKERRGDYLGGTVQVIPHITDAIKEAVINLPNGEDVALIEIGGTVGDIEGQPFLEAIRQLKNDLGKENVLFIHLTLVPYIKAAGELKTKPTQHSVKELRSVGIQPDIIIARSEVRLPEDLKKKIALFCDVDQDAVFTGVDVDNIYKVPLEFYNEGVDQKIAILLKLPAKNAELAPWENLVYNLDNPKGSVKIGIVGKYVDLTEAYKSLHEALIHGGVANEVKVELEYVNSEKVTAANVEKKLKGLDGILVPGGFGSRGIEGKILSIKYARENKVPFFGICLGMQCACIEFARNVIGLEGANSEEFDKATPHNIIYLMKEWFDFRTKKTETRCEESEKGGTMRLGSYPCKLKKDTKAYEAYKAANIDERHRHRFEYNNKYIEQFEQNGMVLSGTAPDESLVEIVELPGHPWFLGCQFHPEFKSNPMKPHPLFREFIKASKDEKAKK; translated from the coding sequence ATGAAAACCAAGTTCATATTTATTACCGGTGGTGTTCTTTCCTCCCTGGGCAAGGGCCTGGCCGCGGCATCCATCGGCGCACTTCTCCAGGCCCGCGGTCTCAAAGCCACCATTCAGAAGCTTGATCCCTACATCAACGTCGACCCCGGCACCATGAACCCCTTCCAGCACGGGGAGGTGTACGTCACCGATGACGGCGCCGAGACCGACCTCGACCTCGGCCACTACGAGCGCTATCTGGGCACGGCCCTGAGCCAGCAGAACAACTACACCTCCGGCTCCATCTACAACTCCGTCATCCAGAAGGAGCGGCGCGGCGACTACCTGGGCGGCACCGTGCAGGTCATCCCGCACATCACCGACGCCATCAAGGAGGCGGTCATCAACCTGCCCAACGGCGAGGACGTGGCCCTGATCGAGATCGGCGGCACCGTGGGCGACATCGAGGGCCAGCCGTTCCTGGAGGCCATCCGCCAGCTCAAGAACGACCTGGGCAAGGAGAACGTCCTGTTCATTCACCTGACCCTGGTGCCGTACATCAAGGCCGCGGGCGAACTGAAGACTAAGCCCACCCAGCACTCGGTCAAGGAGCTGCGCAGCGTGGGCATCCAGCCCGACATCATCATCGCCCGCTCCGAAGTGCGCCTGCCCGAGGATCTCAAAAAGAAGATCGCCCTGTTCTGCGACGTGGACCAGGACGCCGTGTTTACCGGCGTGGATGTGGACAATATCTATAAGGTGCCGCTTGAATTCTACAACGAAGGCGTGGACCAGAAGATCGCCATCCTCCTGAAGCTGCCCGCCAAGAACGCCGAACTCGCCCCCTGGGAAAACCTCGTCTACAACCTGGACAACCCCAAGGGATCGGTCAAGATCGGCATCGTCGGCAAGTACGTCGACCTGACCGAGGCCTACAAGAGCCTGCACGAGGCGCTGATCCACGGCGGCGTGGCCAACGAGGTCAAGGTGGAGCTGGAGTACGTCAATTCCGAAAAGGTCACCGCGGCCAACGTGGAGAAGAAACTCAAGGGGCTGGACGGCATCTTGGTGCCCGGCGGCTTCGGTTCGCGCGGGATCGAGGGCAAGATCCTGTCCATCAAGTACGCCCGTGAGAACAAGGTGCCCTTCTTCGGCATCTGCCTGGGCATGCAGTGCGCCTGTATCGAATTCGCCCGCAACGTTATCGGCCTGGAAGGGGCCAACTCCGAGGAGTTCGACAAGGCCACCCCGCACAATATCATCTACCTGATGAAGGAGTGGTTCGACTTCCGGACCAAGAAGACCGAGACCCGTTGCGAGGAGTCCGAGAAGGGCGGTACCATGCGCCTGGGTTCCTACCCGTGCAAGCTCAAGAAAGACACCAAGGCCTATGAGGCCTACAAGGCCGCGAACATCGACGAGCGGCACCGCCATCGCTTCGAGTACAACAACAAGTACATCGAGCAGTTCGAGCAGAACGGCATGGTCTTGTCCGGCACGGCTCCGGACGAATCCCTGGTGGAGATCGTGGAGCTGCCCGGCCATCCCTGGTTCCTGGGCTGCCAGTTCCACCCGGAATTCAAGTCCAATCCCATGAAGCCGCATCCGCTGTTCAGGGAATTCATCAAGGCATCCAAAGACGAGAAGGCCAAGAAGTAG